In Erigeron canadensis isolate Cc75 chromosome 8, C_canadensis_v1, whole genome shotgun sequence, the DNA window CTCAAGTTAAGCTCTTTAGAGGTTTTGCCTTTGCTTTCACTCTTGTTTTCACTTTACTCCTTTTACTCTCCTTTTATCTCTTCTATCTTCGCCTCCGCCGTCTCCGCCGTACGCCGCCGTGGCCGGTATCTTCTCCCGCTTCCAACGCTATATCCAATGTATACCTGTTATTTATCTGTTATTATTTATTCTGTTTATGGATCTTGATTTATAATACTATGTTAAATTTTCATGattgagttttttatttttttagaaattgaATTTTGACATCATGGGGTTTGTAAAAATTGCATCTTTTGGCTGACCCATGTTGCAgaaatgcatatatattatgtttttagtAACTTTCTTTGGCAATCTGTGAGAAAATTGGGAATTCTATTTGAGTGAGAATATTTATACATATCGAATATCCGAAATTGGTATGTTATGTTGTTATACTTTCTTTGGCAATTTTCCGTTTAAAGGGTTTCATTAATGTGACAAAACCAAATTTGGTTAAGCATTTGGCAATGTATCCGACTATGGTCCTAAATCTATGGTATGTAATCAACTTAACATGTTGCCATTTTGAGTGTGTCTAACTTTTAATTGTTTGCTATTGTATGTATTTGGTGGCATTTTTGGTGACTTGACCGCTATGTGTCATGTCACCAAAAATACCCCGAGTACATATGGTagcaatatttaaaattagacCATACACGATAGAAGCGCTCTATGTACGATACATACACTAGACTTTGGACTAAAGTTTAATACATTACCAAACATTTACCCCGACTGAATTtacattacattttttttatgagCGAGAAAAAACTTTTGTGCACCAATTTGTCATAATTAGTATATTACGTTTATCTTTTATGGCCATTTTCCATCTAAGGAATAGGCAATTTATGGTTTTCTATGGATTAATTGCTTTTTGAAGTTGTGAATTATGAAGTTGTTTAATGAATTTTACTTCTTATATTTTAGGTTGAGTTAGGGGTGAAGAAAGAACTGAGGGAAATGCTGCCCGTTATTGTGTTTAAGGAGAGCTTTTCTGTTACCGATACATTGTGAGTATTATTTTACTTCTATTTTGTATTctcattttataaattatataatataatcattttcctatataATATGATGCATTTGCTTTGTGAGAAATTCACTAGAAGAACATCAACAAATTTGGCGAAAATTAATTTAACtttgtttcttaaaaaaaacgGAATTATGAGTTTGTCTCTTATTACGCAACCTCTATCCGTTCGGATTGGAGTAACGGTTGCTTTAAAAAAAGGGTAACGGGGGGGACCCTAGCCCctgtaccacaattggatacccgtTGAAtcaccccgtatgagccatatgatgccggtacaatacctatatcctaatccccacatgatctgggcaccccgagGGATCGAAGCCGCGTCTAAAAACTTAACATGTGGGCCTAGGCTTTATTGGTAATGGGTTTTTAAAGGAATTACTTTTAGTGCCAAGCGAGAATTGAACTTGGCACCAAGTGCTTCCCTTACCACTAGGCCAACTCCTTGTTGGTGAGTAATTGTTGCTTTATAAGACTATAGTGTGATTGAGACTACTATCACTAGCATAACCTCCAAACTCAAATGATAGACCATGTTCTCTGGTGGTATAAGCAAAGCAACAAAGCtagattactttttttttttttttatcaaacgaACGGTGTAAAGGTCCGTGTTTTATCTTATGAGGAAATAAGCGTTATGATTTCGTGAGCTTTGAATATGTCAATTGTTCTATCACAAAGTAGGGATATCATTTCTAATAAAGTTATCATATCTGGCATTATTGGCTGCCCACCAAATGGAAACACTGGTTAATTTCTTGTTGATCATCTTTATGATTTAGGGCTTTTTGCTACTTATATTAAGTTTCTTTAATTGCTTTGTAGATATTGAACTGGACAAGTTTTTTAAGCCAActcaacaaatattaatgctgaactattattccatataaaaattcaatttgTGTAACATTCTTTTTTGGTACTCCAAATGGAAACTAAGCCTGCTAAGCTAAACAGAGCATGAAATTTACTACTTTATCGTACGCGATATTCTATCACTACATAATTTCATGCTTGCAGCCCGCAATAAGGAAACTAGTAAGCCTTATTTTAGCTTCTTAATCTATGAAAAATCTTCCTATCAGTTGTCCCGTACTCTTGcgtttgttaaaattttacCTACTTTTTCTGGTCCAGGCTAGACCGAGACTGTTTCAGGGACAGTTCTTGAACCGGGCCTTGAACTAGTAGTTTTTGGGCCAGATAGGACCAGGACCGGGCTTCATCATCCTGTCTTTTCTGGTCTTTTCAGGACCGGGGCTCGCGACGGGCCAAAGACCGGGCTCAGGCTTTGCCTTATTTGACCATCTTTAACCTCTTTCGAAGCAGCTTTGAGTCTTTGATACTTCAAATGACTGCTACAGTGGTACGCTAAAAATCTAAAAACTATTTGTTGCCAAATTGGCTAATTTCGAAAATAGCTTCGCACATCATGAATCGGTTAGTATGTCACGTAATTGTCTACCTAAATATTGGGCACTAGAACATATCTCAATTCTCAAATGTCAAGATCTACTTGACGATTTTTTCTCCTTAAGTATGCTGTCTTTTGAAGTTACATGCAACTTGTGGCAAGCATAAACTTGAAAGAGCAAATCAAGAACTACTTAAaatgtgtgtttattatttTCTGTTATAGTGATTTTCGAGCCCCAGCACCAATATCAACTGTTTAATTTTTTGAGGTGATCTTTATATTTTGTGCAATTCCTTATGAATGGGGGGCATTTTAGGTTATGTGTTATAATAATGATAAGGTAGCTTAAAAGAAgcgggtcaaaatgggtcacATGGGTAAAGTGTCGTCTAAAGTGTATTTTTAATCCACAAAATCTGTTagattttttatatacaaaataaaattatataatgaaaatataaatttttgtaattattgtttGACATACTATTTAGTTATATTTGATGTTCAAAAGTTTTTGACGCAAGGCATTTTGAGTCAAATCCAACCTGTCTCAATCATGATTCACCTAATCCATTTTGACTCATATCAAAGTTTTACtcattttgacctgttacccaacctgccAAAAGCAATTTTCTAAATGTGTTAACTGTTAAACCTCCCAGATCAATTTAGGCAATTTTAGCAATCATAGTTCTGACACCACTTAATgaaaagttatattttgaagaagaaaggTGGTTTATGTGATCCGGCCTGACCCGTACAAAATCTGCCATGACACTTTACCCAACCTGCCTACTTCCATCTTTTGCCACCTGTATCATTTTCCAACCGGTTTTACTTGTTCTGAATGTTAAATTCCATTGAATTTGCAGATGTTCGGTATGTCTTGGGGACTACCAGGCAGAGGATAGGCTGCAACAGATACCAGCTTGCAAGCATGCATTTCATGTGGAATGCATTGATAGCTGGCTTTCGACTCACACTACATGCCCTCTTTGCCGTCTCTCTCTTCTTGCTTCTTCTCCAACTGAACCAAAAGCAATAACCGAGGCTACATCTACCAATGCAGAAAATAGTACGGGTACATCTCTGCGGATTGAAAATTGTGGCCCGTCTTCAATAGATTCCGAGGTTATCCGATAGTTGTATGGCAAGAACTCTCAGATTATTTGGACATGGAGTAACAACCTTTGGTTAAAGTGTAGTTAGTTTATTGGACTAGCATTATAAAGTTGAAGTAAAGCTTTATCACCATGTCTTGCTGTGTAATTGTaacatttgttatttttaagctgtcattttgttttcattaatcGGATAACCCATCCAccgaatataaatatacatgtaCCTACATCTTTTTGCTTCGATATAAACACAGGGTGCATAA includes these proteins:
- the LOC122579375 gene encoding RING-H2 finger protein ATL58-like isoform X2, which encodes MSCTTTSTINPETNTTNCWNWKKALSAQVKLFRGFAFAFTLVFTLLLLLSFYLFYLRLRRLRRTPPWPVELGVKKELREMLPVIVFKESFSVTDTLCSVCLGDYQAEDRLQQIPACKHAFHVECIDSWLSTHTTCPLCRLSLLASSPTEPKAITEATSTNAENSTGTSLRIENCGPSSIDSEVIR
- the LOC122579375 gene encoding RING-H2 finger protein ATL58-like isoform X1 — encoded protein: MSCTTTSTINPETNTTNCWNWKKALSAQVKLFRGFAFAFTLVFTLLLLLSFYLFYLRLRRLRRTPPWPVSSPASNAISNVELGVKKELREMLPVIVFKESFSVTDTLCSVCLGDYQAEDRLQQIPACKHAFHVECIDSWLSTHTTCPLCRLSLLASSPTEPKAITEATSTNAENSTGTSLRIENCGPSSIDSEVIR